Part of the Denticeps clupeoides chromosome 3, fDenClu1.1, whole genome shotgun sequence genome, ACATTTCCACTGAGTCTGTTTATTCATACATTAACATGCAGTAGGTGTTGTGATTGAGGggtaaatatgtgtaacaggggtgtacgtgtgtctgtgtgtgtgtgtgtgtgtgtgttgtcagggAGAAGAAGGTGGGGGAGGTCTGTAAGTCCAGGAGGAAAGTGTACGACACTTTCCAGGACGAACTGGCCGACTACATCCAGGTGCAGAAATCCCGAGGCCTTGAACCCAAGGCCAGCCCAGGAACccagggagggatggagggagaggagcagaaggaggaCGAGACAGGAGAGGTGGATCAGAGACTGGCTCTTCTTCGCCCTGTTGCTCTGTTTTCGTCACCTCCTTCGTATGCCCCTCCCCATTTCCAGCCTCCGGGCATTCATTTTCCTTTCTGGAGGAGCGGCTCTGCTCAAGCAGGCCAGTGGAGGCGGGGCTTTGCACAACCATACCAAATGGTACGCCACCCAGACCCCACTGTCCAACGACCAATGAGGAGACGGAGCTCAGAATCTTTCAGCCCATCTTCTTCCtcagactcctcctcctccgatgACTCCTCCTACAGCAGTAGCAGTGACTATgaaagagaaaggaggaggCAGAAGAGGAAACAGAGGAGAGATAGAGGGGGAAGAGAAAGAgacgatgaagaggaggagaaagacaGTGTTAGAAAGAGGAGAGCGAGGGAACAGGAGGATGAAGAACCAGGAGACAAGACATCCAagaggaagagacagagaaGCGAGGACGAGGGGCAGGtagaggaggagaaagaaaagaggagTCAACGAAAacgaagggagagagagaggagcaaaAGAGAGGGGGGCCCAGGTGAAGAAGAGGATGAGCGAAAGAGGAGGAGGCAGAAAAGGCGGAATCAGCCTCACAGAGATCAATGTTCTTcaaagaagaagagagaagatGTAGAAAAGGCATCGCAAAATGACACACCAGACGAAGTAATAAGCACCGGAATGGAAGGACACACACACGGCAGAACGACAGCAGAGAACGACGAGAGACCGCAGGGGAGAACGAAGGAGAAAGTcaggaaagagaagaaaaggatGAAAGACAGGATGGCAGGAGCCGACACACGGACAGAGGAGGAGAAGCTGTGGGATGAGACAGTCCTGGGGATGTTCTGAGTGATCGATCTCTTCATCTTTGGTTATCTGCGTTCCTTCCTTGTGTAGAAACTTGCTTCTACtttcatgaaataaaattgtaatgGAGGgaatttttatgattattatatttattcttGTTTAGTTTGACGCAGCTTGATGTGATCTCAGATTGACCCTGTTGTGTTCAAAAGCAATCATATGGTCCaaatggcaaataaaatattttaatgagaaAATAGAGCAGActgtttgattggtttattactGAACGATTAATTGTTGGTTTAATCTTGACTGATGCAGTGAATACCTATTCCACGACCACAAGAAGACACTTCTTGTGTTGAGATGGGTGAGATTATTGGCTTGCATCatgcataaaacaaaaaactgtaaaatacaTAATTGAAACACATATAcagagtacacccctcacattattgtaaatattttattatatttttccgtctgacaacactgaagatatgacagtTTGATTGAATGTTAAGTAGTCAGCGGACGCCCAGTGTAAATTTGccctttaaataaataacacagcCATTACTGGAAGCATAAGTCAGTATACCCCTAAGTGCAAATGTCCAAATTGTCCCTAGAGtgtcaatacaaaaaaaaaagccttgacTGTCTTGGGCACTAGAGCTGCACAGGCTGCCAGTGGAATCCTTTTCCGCTCCTCGATGAAGTTTAGAGACCTTGCGCTCCTCCACCTTCAACGTGTCATAGCTTCCGTGGTGTCCCAAGGATAgatacaaaataatatttacaaaaaatatataattggtTCCAGCAAAATATGCTTAATCACAGTAATGGGAACGGGGCCTCATACTGTACTCTCAACGCGTCTTTACAATGCGATGCAATGTGTCCAACATAAAACGCTACACTTTTTTTCCCACGTTGTGTTCCTTattgatggggcagtggtggccttgcgggaaACCGACCAGTTATCCGAAAGGTGCCGGTctgaatcccaaactgccactgaggtgccactgagcaaagtcccatccccacacactggctgcccactgctgcctCAGGgatgggtaaaaagcagaggacacgtttcactgtgaaTGAACTCGGCTGCTGCCAGCCAGAAGGGGGCAGGAAACAAGAGAGCCCATATTCAGGGCTCTTTGAGCTGCTCCATTACACGAATGGAATTGAGCAATAGGTTAGTCAGGCTAGTCAGCCGATGTCAATTATTGGTGGCAGCGAGGTATtgtaatttaatatttcataataattacTTAGCACGCTGCAAATTAAAACATTGCTAAACAATCTTTACATCTGTAATAATTATTGAAGTGTATAAGCTTTTCTGAACATTGAGGGGCAGGGGTTCGATGCCAAGAAGCATTGCTCTAGCTGCATCTGTGCTGTTCTTTCAGTAGGGGGCGCAGTTGGTCTTTGTAAAGGTTGTTTCCTTTGAGGTCAAGAGTCAATTCAGAGAGATTCAGTAACGTATGAGCGTGCGCCTTTTATGtgggtgtgatggtgtgtgtttgcatgtgtgagtTTGCACAGGTGCACAGTTGTGTAAACGAGGCCACTTAGTTACCATGACTCCCACCTCACAGACCCCACAGCGTgtcagaaaataaagaaaaaaactggtGCAGATTTTATAGCTGCATTAACGCAGGAGCAGCCtgatctctctgtgtgtgtgtgttgttgttgttgttttatatgTGCAGGTGACTGGTAATACTGTTTCATATCTACAGTAGTCTATCATGGCGTTGTGGTGTGAATGTGACATCATTTTTGGTTTTATAAAGAGAAGGATCAGTTTTAGTGATCTTTATTAGATAATAAGAAATTACGTCACTTAAACCTGCAATGATCTACACtaattaaaagaacaaaaatgggGACCTGTTTCCAATTAAAAGCGGCGTAAAGATACACACAAAGGGCTGATAATGAAGATCGTGCTGAATATTTTCACAACCATTGATCAAGATCGTATAATCGCCCAgccctaaatgtaaattacacGTGTGTGGAAGAAGAGCTTCAGAATGATAGAGAGAGTCCCAGGGAAGTGGAAcaggaacagaaacaaaacccaATAAGAGAAGTAAAACTCCCAAACTggcactttcacttcatttctaTACAAAACCCCAAACACTTGGTTattacatgtgtatgtgtgggttcCAACCCTAATCCAGGGTCCTTTGACTGAGGGACCATCCTGGGACACGTTTCCACTTCCCTGGACTCTCCATGATTCTGAACCTCATGTTATTCCTCCACTTCCACACACATCCCGCCTCTCAATTACTGTATCCCAactttacagggagtgcagaattattaggcaaatgagtattttgtccacatcatcctcttcatgcatgttgtcttactccaagctgtataggctcgaaagcctactaacaattaagcatattaggtgatgtgcatctctgtaatgagaaggggtgtggtctaatgacatcaacagcctatatcaggtgtgcataattattaggcaacttcctttcctttggcaaaatgggtcaaaagaaggacttgacaggctcagaaaagtaaaaaatagtgagatatcttgcagagggatgcagcactcttaaaattgcaaagcttctgaagcgtgatcatcgaacaatcaagcgtttcattcaaaatagtcaacagggtcgcaagaagcatgtggaaaaaccaaggtgcaaaataactgcccatgaactgagaaaagtcaagcgtgcagctgccaagatgccacttgccaccagtttggccatatttcagagctgtaacatcactggagtgcccaaaagcacaaggtgtgcaatgctcagagacatggccaaggtaagaaaggctgaacacaagctgaaacgtcaagactgggccaagaaatatctcaagactgatttttctaaggttttatggactgatgaaatgagagtgagtcttgatgggccagatggatgggcccatggctggattggtaaagggcagagagctccagtccgactcagattatttgttttttgttaagttgcctaataattatgcacagtaatagtcacctgcacacacagatatccccctaaaatagctaaaaataaaaacaaactaaaaactacttccaaaaacatttagctttgatattaatgagttttttgggttcattgagaacatggttgttgttcaataataaaattattcctcaaaaatacaacttgcctaataattctgcataAAAAGCCACAGTTATTTCATTTtaggtaatttttttaaacatctgtTCACTAGTAGGCAtgggagtgggcggagccagttaTTTCATGTTAGGTCGTGCTTATTAACATCTGCTCACCTGTGTACGTGGGAGTGGGCAGAGACGTATTTTTTGTTGACTATATCCTGCTGTTTGCTTGCTTGCACGGTTGCATGCTAACCCATGTACGCTAAGATAAATCATGTTCTTCACATGTATTTACAGCAAAATATGCCTTTGCTGTGTATGTATGATAATACAcccgcacagacacacacatttaatgacATGGGTTGTCCAGTGCCCATGCAGATGATGGAGAAGGTGCTGTTCTGTTTCTGACCGTGTACTATTGCTGTGCAATTGAGCACGTAACCCTTTCTAGCATCAAGTCCACTAATTGGTGATTGGATTTAAATTGTGTAACTTTCACGTgtcaatgcaaataaaatatggCTGCCATTGTTGACACTTTGCTGTCATTAAACCTTTAATA contains:
- the zmat1 gene encoding zinc finger matrin-type protein 1 isoform X1, which codes for MAEIGGDSSSAPHNAETDAERHVATVTSTYNTSARVEDGPDPLKTLLTDGYCHICEAVLMFESQRVSHYEGKKHAQNMRLYLQSKKHQQSLAKVTGPARGLLAAGSEKFCELCNMVFSSAVVAKSHYAGKVHAKNRRRFGAHTPQTDGDVSRVPNTAKECEETPGPKDPVQPVTPDMDLNDPNRHCRMCAATFNTPLMAKQHYSGRKHQRKQSRQVVQQEMGPSEDSAGGTLTCPVCGVSLSSVEMYQSHMQGNKHQLQEKKVGEVCKSRRKVYDTFQDELADYIQVQKSRGLEPKASPGTQGGMEGEEQKEDETGEVDQRLALLRPVALFSSPPSYAPPHFQPPGIHFPFWRSGSAQAGQWRRGFAQPYQMVRHPDPTVQRPMRRRSSESFSPSSSSDSSSSDDSSYSSSSDYERERRRQKRKQRRDRGGRERDDEEEEKDSVRKRRAREQEDEEPGDKTSKRKRQRSEDEGQVEEEKEKRSQRKRRERERSKREGGPGEEEDERKRRRQKRRNQPHRDQCSSKKKREDVEKASQNDTPDEVISTGMEGHTHGRTTAENDERPQGRTKEKVRKEKKRMKDRMAGADTRTEEEKLWDETVLGMF
- the zmat1 gene encoding zinc finger matrin-type protein 1 isoform X2, which encodes MAEIGGDSSSAPHNAETDAERHVATVTSTYNTSARVEDGPDPLKTLLTDGYCHICEAVLMFESQRVSHYEGKKHAQNMRLYLQSKKHQQSLAKVTGPARGLLAAGSEKFCELCNMVFSSAVVAKSHYAGKVHAKNRRRFGAHTPQTDGDVSRVPNTAKECEETPGPKDPVQPVTPDMDLNDPNRHCRMCAATFNTPLMAKQHYSGRKHQRKQSRQVVQQEMGPSEDSGGTLTCPVCGVSLSSVEMYQSHMQGNKHQLQEKKVGEVCKSRRKVYDTFQDELADYIQVQKSRGLEPKASPGTQGGMEGEEQKEDETGEVDQRLALLRPVALFSSPPSYAPPHFQPPGIHFPFWRSGSAQAGQWRRGFAQPYQMVRHPDPTVQRPMRRRSSESFSPSSSSDSSSSDDSSYSSSSDYERERRRQKRKQRRDRGGRERDDEEEEKDSVRKRRAREQEDEEPGDKTSKRKRQRSEDEGQVEEEKEKRSQRKRRERERSKREGGPGEEEDERKRRRQKRRNQPHRDQCSSKKKREDVEKASQNDTPDEVISTGMEGHTHGRTTAENDERPQGRTKEKVRKEKKRMKDRMAGADTRTEEEKLWDETVLGMF